A single Glycine soja cultivar W05 chromosome 14, ASM419377v2, whole genome shotgun sequence DNA region contains:
- the LOC114383397 gene encoding uncharacterized protein LOC114383397 isoform X1, with protein MLFLSRFLNSCSLQFLESLSRTRDESFRVQAQDYACNTKVGSAMDVDHCQQKEEEEEQEDLFLKFVDYARSELLSLEGYRNKDDDDADGLGWSWIVSRILKTCIAYSSGVTPAILLSELSQAWSEQLWVGAPKKPLELINHLKKNHRRTKLPNTVTIDSIYPKNFLSLNSVYLTE; from the exons TTTCTCGAAAGCCTTTCACGCACGAGGGATGAGTCATTTAGGGTTCAAGCACAAGATTATGCCTGCAATACAAAGGTAGGCTCCGCCATGGATGTAGACCATTGCCAACAaaaggaggaggaagaagagcAAGAAGATCTTTTCCTCAAATTCGTGGATTACGCAAGATCTGAGCTATTATCGCTGGAAGGATATCGAAACAAAGATGATGACGATGCCGATGGACTTGGATGGAGTTGGATCGTTTCTCGTATTCTCAAGACTTGCATTGCTTATTCAAGCGGTGTCACTCCCGCGATCCTGCTCTCTGAACTCTCTCAG GCGTGGAGTGAGCAACTCTGGGTTGGGGCTCCGAAGAAGCCGCTTGAATTAATCAATCACCTCAAGAAGAATCATCGGAGGACAAAGCTTCCAAACACGGTTACCATTGATTCCATATACCCGAAGAACTTTCTGTCCTTGAACAGTGTATACTTAACTGAATGA